From Salvia splendens isolate huo1 chromosome 16, SspV2, whole genome shotgun sequence, a single genomic window includes:
- the LOC121769921 gene encoding PLAT domain-containing protein 3-like, with translation MARSIHFINLLLLLSIFTICKSDEPDCVYTVYVRTGSIIKGGTDSSISLTLYDAGGYGIRIRDLEAWGGLMGAGYNYFERGNLDIFSGRGPCLTGPVCAMNLTSDGSGSGHGWYVNYVEVSTTGVHQACAQRKFTVEQWLATDTAPYELTAVRTFCSESYGKRGGGDSRLVAVM, from the exons ATGGCGCGCAGCATCCACTTCATCAATCTCCTCCTCTTGCTCTCCATCTTCACCATATGCAAATCA GATGAACCAGATTGCGTTTACACGGTGTACGTCAGAACAGGATCGATCATCAAAGGCGGCACCGATTCGTCGATCAGCTTAACCCTGTACGACGCGGGCGGGTACGGGATCCGGATCCGAGATCTGGAGGCGTGGGGCGGGCTCATGGGCGCCGGATACAACTACTTCGAGAGAGGGAACCTCGACATCTTCAGCGGCAGGGGCCCGTGCCTGACCGGGCCGGTCTGCGCCATGAATCTCACCTCCGACGGGTCCGGGTCGGGTCACGGGTGGTACGTCAACTACGTCGAGGTCAGCACCACCGGAGTCCACCAGGCCTGCGCGCAGAGGAAGTTCACCGTGGAGCAGTGGCTAGCCACCGATACGGCGCCGTATGAGCTCACTGCGGTTAGGACTTTCTGCTCCGAGTCGTATGGGAAGAGAGGCGGCGGCGATTCGAGGCTTGTGGCGGTGATGTGA
- the LOC121771191 gene encoding PLAT domain-containing protein 3-like produces MKIKHLIFNHLFLYSLIVHTNANASDCIYNIYVQTGNIPYAATTSNITIFLNDATKAELPVVNLRNWGLMGSTYHYFRPGEVDLFSMKGPCLRASVCGLTIVLDGYDSWYCEGIEITVVGFGKSCSQKHFVVKKWLDVNAGTAVIIQDDCFIDNVPRSISLMNGY; encoded by the exons ATGAAAATCAAACATCTCATCTTCAATCACCTATTCCTCTACTCCCTCATCGTCCACACAAAT GCCAATGCTTCCGATTGCATTTACAACATCTACGTGCAAACCGGAAACATTCCGTACGCCGCTACCACTTCTAACATAACCATCTTCTTGAACGATGCAACGAAGGCCGAACTCCCTGTGGTCAACCTTCGAAATTGGGGTTTAATGGGGTCCACGTACCATTACTTTAGGCCGGGGGAAGTCGACCTATTCTCCATGAAAGGCCCGTGTCTACGTGCTTCGGTATGCGGCCTAACAATTGTGCTAGACGGGTACGATAGTTGGTATTGCGAGGGTATCGAAATAACTGTCGTAGGGTTTGGAAAATCGTGCTCTCAGAAGCATTTCGTTGTCAAGAAATGGCTCGACGTCAACGCCGGGACGGCGGTGATTATTCAAGACGATTGCTTCATTGATAATGTACCAAGAAGTATTAGTTTGATGAATggatattaa
- the LOC121771196 gene encoding PLAT domain-containing protein 3-like, with translation MKIIYLIFSFLIIFSFIINTNANSSDCIYTIYVQTGNIPLGGTRSNVSLFIGDSYNDELPINNLKNWGLMGSGGNYFRVGETDLFAGKGPCLRGPICTLIIVLSGYDNWYCDFIELTTVALGKSCSQKHFEVKQWLDVNRGSALILQDECVSEDDRAPLSSLRSGF, from the exons ATGAAAATCATATATCTCATCTTCAGTTTCCTTATCATATTCTCCTTCATTATCAACACAAAT GCCAATTCCTCAGATTGCATTTACACAATCTATGTGCAAACCGGCAATATTCCGTTGGGCGGTACTAGATCGAATGTAAGCTTGTTCATCGGAGACAGCTACAACGACGAACTCCCTATCAACAACCTCAAAAATTGGGGTCTAATGGGCTCTGGCGGCAACTACTTTCGGGTAGGAGAAACGGACCTATTCGCGGGGAAAGGCCCGTGTTTACGTGGGCCCATATGTACACTAATAATCGTGCTAAGTGGTTACGATAATTGGTATTGCGATTTTATTGAATTAACAACCGTAGCTCTTGGAAAATCGTGTTCTCAAAAGCATTTCGAGGTGAAGCAATGGCTCGATGTCAATAGGGGATCAGCCCTCATTCTTCAAGATGAGTGTGTAAGTGAAGATGATAGAGCCCCTTTAAGCAGTTTGAGGAGTGGATTTTAA